Proteins from a single region of Chaetodon trifascialis isolate fChaTrf1 chromosome 10, fChaTrf1.hap1, whole genome shotgun sequence:
- the LOC139337162 gene encoding troponin I, fast skeletal muscle-like isoform X2 has product MSSSRKHQLKSLMLSIAKGLLEEEEKQREEDRRRYMAENCPPVSMPRSMQELQELCKEIHQKIDAIDEERYDLEMKVNKSNKEIDDLKIKVQDLMGKFKKPVLKKVRMSADAMLKALLGSKHTVNLDLRANLKQVKKEVKEEELRDVGDWRKNIEDKAGMDGRKKMFEAEA; this is encoded by the exons ATGTCCTCGAGTCGGAAGCATCAGCTGAAG AGTTTGATGCTGTCCATCGCCAAAGGtttgctggaggaggaggagaagcagcgggaggaggacaggaggaggtacATGGCTGAGAACTGTCCTCCGGTGTCCATGCCCAGGAGcatgcaggagctgcag GAGCTGTGCAAGGAGATCCACCAAAAGATCGACGCGATCGACGAGGAGCGATACGACCTGGAGATGAAAGTCAACAAATCCAACAAGGAG ATTGACGACCTGAAGATCAAAGTTCAGGACCTGATGGGCAAGTTCAAGAAACCCGTCCTCAAGAAAGTGCGTATGTCCGCCGACGCCATGCTGAAAGCTCTGCTGGGCTCCAAACACACGGTCAACCTGGACCTGAGGGCCAACCTGAAGCAGGTCaagaaggaggtgaaggaggag GAACTTCGTGACGTTGGCGACTGGCGTAAAAACATCGAAGACAAAGCCGGCATGGACGGCAGGAAGAAGATGTTTGAGGCCGAGGCTTAA
- the LOC139338222 gene encoding uncharacterized protein, whose amino-acid sequence MEAEEEWNKDLSAHKPLDKKVPCKQNGRIGIVRTLHSLLKTQNTLQIQSITRSECAGSCPNLMMSRSEHTDARPVPVALTPQLPPRAHRPLCMSVSSDSSGRFKALETQEWKNNLKAQMEQAHSAGAASSTGSLERASLFCASASTTASSSGLSSPVEILNKNKSSSRFSLFSPPWNSSSESDSNPPSRSGSKKLRNYSRRAATGPAGARGPDTPEPKPSGPEHFQYSEPVISKVTDYIYVGNLNAAYNGRTLCRNNIDSIIDMSSVPGEPGPSLNLIPCTCSRGARHSWSRLKVDIGDVPDALGDGPALKQRCFEDINECIDASTEKRKRVLVHCRDGFSLAPTCIIQYLMVKQNMRLIAAYELLRSKYPVNIRECHQNVLVSLERALRPGGNVDPECFKQAISRKVAWT is encoded by the exons ATGGAAGCCGAGGAAGAGTGGAACAAAGACCTGAGTGCACACAAACCTCTGGATAAAAAGGTGCCCTGCAAGCAGAATGGAAGGATTG GTATAGTGAGAACTCTCCACAGCCTGTTGAAAACCCAGAACACTCTGCAGATTCAGTCCATCACCCGCTCAGAATGTGCTG GCTCCTGTCCAAATCTGATGATGAGTAGGAGCGAGCACACCGATGCGAGGCCCGTCCCCGTGGCCCTCACCCCCCAGCTCCCCCCCAGAGCCCACCGGCCCCTCTGCATGTCGGTCTCCTCCGACAGCAGCGGACGCTTCAAGGCTCTGGAGACGCAGGAGTGGAAGAACAACCTCAAAGCTCAG atggaGCAGGCCCACAGCGCCGGAGCTGCCAGCAGCACCGGCTCTCTGGAGCGAGCGTCCCTGTTCTGCGCCTCGGCTTCCACCACGGCGTCCAGCTCCGGCCTGTCCAGCCCAGTCGAGATCCTCAACAAGAACAAATCCTCCAGCCgcttctctctgttctctccgCCCTGGAACAGCAGCTCTGAGTCCGACTCCAACCCCCCGTCCCGCTCGGGCTCCAAGAAGCTGCGTAACTACAGCAGGAGAGCCGCCACAGGTCCAGCCGGCGCCAGGGGCCCCGACACACCTGAACCAAAACCCAGCGGCCCCGAACACTTCCAGTACTCTGAACCCGTCATCTCCAAGGTGACGGACTACATCTATGTCGGCAACCTGAACGCGGCGTACAACGGGCGCACCTTGTGCCGCAACAACATCGATAGCATCATCGACATGAGCAGTGTGCCGGGAGAGCCGGGCCCCAGCCTCAACCTCATACCCTGCACCTGCTCCCGCGGTGCCCGCCACAGCTGGTCCCGCCTCAAGGTGGACATTGGAGACGTTCCGGATGCTCTGGGCGACGGCCCGGCCCTGAAGCAGCGCTGCTTCGAGGACATCAACGAATGCATCGACGCCTCCACTGAGAAGAGGAAGCGCGTCCTGGTGCATTGTCGAGACGGCTTCTCTCTGGCGCCGACGTGCATCATCCAGTACCTGATGGTGAAACAGAACATGAGGCTGATCGCCGCCTACGAGCTGCTGAGGTCCAAGTACCCGGTCAACATCAGGGAGTGCCACCAGAACGTGCTGGTGAGCCTGGAGAGAGCACTGCGGCCCGGAGGCAACGTCGACCCCGAGTGCTTCAAACAGGCCATCTCACGCAAAGTGGCGTGGACCTGA
- the LOC139337162 gene encoding troponin I, fast skeletal muscle-like isoform X1, which translates to MSEKKMSSSRKHQLKSLMLSIAKGLLEEEEKQREEDRRRYMAENCPPVSMPRSMQELQELCKEIHQKIDAIDEERYDLEMKVNKSNKEIDDLKIKVQDLMGKFKKPVLKKVRMSADAMLKALLGSKHTVNLDLRANLKQVKKEVKEEELRDVGDWRKNIEDKAGMDGRKKMFEAEA; encoded by the exons ATGTCAGA GAAAAAGATGTCCTCGAGTCGGAAGCATCAGCTGAAG AGTTTGATGCTGTCCATCGCCAAAGGtttgctggaggaggaggagaagcagcgggaggaggacaggaggaggtacATGGCTGAGAACTGTCCTCCGGTGTCCATGCCCAGGAGcatgcaggagctgcag GAGCTGTGCAAGGAGATCCACCAAAAGATCGACGCGATCGACGAGGAGCGATACGACCTGGAGATGAAAGTCAACAAATCCAACAAGGAG ATTGACGACCTGAAGATCAAAGTTCAGGACCTGATGGGCAAGTTCAAGAAACCCGTCCTCAAGAAAGTGCGTATGTCCGCCGACGCCATGCTGAAAGCTCTGCTGGGCTCCAAACACACGGTCAACCTGGACCTGAGGGCCAACCTGAAGCAGGTCaagaaggaggtgaaggaggag GAACTTCGTGACGTTGGCGACTGGCGTAAAAACATCGAAGACAAAGCCGGCATGGACGGCAGGAAGAAGATGTTTGAGGCCGAGGCTTAA